The window CCGATGGTGAAAAATCCTCTCTTGACAGGTCGCCAAGCTGCCATACAAGAAAATGACTACGCCCCAGCGCTACAGCCGATGGACTTCTCGACGTACGATGGCCGACAGATTTCCGATAAAGATTCTGGTCATCGATGATGATCATGCGTCCGCGGATGCTTTGGCGGCGGCGTTAAATACCGAAGGGCATGACGTCAGGCAAGCCTATAGCGCTGTCGGCGCGTTCATGCATATCAACGGATGGGCACCCGCAATTGTGCTTCTCGACATTTCGATGCCGGAGCACGACGGCTTTTCAATGGCCAGGATGCTTAGGCGATTGGACCGTACTCGCAACCTCGTGATCATCGCTGTGACCGCGTTGATGGAAGACTATGTGAAGGAACGTTGCTTTCCTGGGAGCTTTGATGGCTACTTTCAGAAAGGTACTCCCATGATCACCCTCCTCGCGTTTTTAAAGGTTTTGAGCGACGGATAAGGTATGCCGCGACGTATGCAAATCTCACAAATTCGATATCTACACGCTTGATATCGGATAGTCGAACGTCTCTTACTAGCTAGACATGGAGCCTGCTGGCCGCCGCACCTTTATCGGGATTCAGCCGAGTTGTGCTTGTCAAAATTTGTGTCACCGGCAGATTCTTTAAGTCTCAAGCTTTGAGTCGAGCAGCAATCAACGACTCGTCTAAAACGCTAAATTCGTCACGTCAGCCCGATCATCTCGGTCTCGACTTGCGAAAGCAGCCGTGAAGCAGCGAAAATTGGGCTCGATGTTGACGTAAAGCCCCGTGAAAGGTCCTGGAGCTGGACGCTTCGGTCACACGGGCCACTACTGTGAGTTGCCGGTTTCTTCGATCTCCAATTCCTGGAGTATTCTGGACATAAGACCGGCGCGTCGCCATTGCAGCCATTTGATGTAGCACGTCTGTGAAGGCGGAAAGTTGGCCGGTAACCTGTGCCACCTCTCGTTTTGCGTTATGACCCACAGAATCGCATTTAGCACGTCCCGTGGGTCGCGAGCTGGACGGCCAAACCGTTGCCCCGAATCTCGGCACAGTAGATGGCTAACACGCTGCCAAGCTTCGTCGGAAAGAGGAATATCCTTCATGCTACCTCGCATAGCCGATCAGTACAGATACGACCCTGTGGATCCGCTCCAAATCGTGAACTGATGAAGATTCAACGTGTTGTGCGACCGATTGGCTATCGCTGCGTATGCTTTTATGAGGATAAAAAGGCGATAAGAATTGAAGCGAGGGCGCGGAACAAACATCCGCCCCTCCGACGTTGCACCGCTTCGGATTGCTCGCAGCCGGTATAAAAAGAGCCCGCACGCGCGGGCAATGAAGCGCACGGGGTTGCGGCTCCATAAAAGATTATGGTTGCCCGTCGTCGCCATTGGGTTCATTTGACTTGCCTCTCTGCGACGGAAAGTACATTAACGGGCACGATTTAGATAACATTAATTCATCATATAAATTCGGTTTTTCTCAAGCAACGTCGTTTCACGCATGAAACGTTTGCATTCGGGTAAACCTGAGGACGTAGGATGCCCCGGACCAACAAGAAATGGCGAGGTGAGCGGCGGATCGCCCTAACTACAGCGTGGGACGCGGCATTTTATATTGCCATCCTGCCGCATCAGCAGGTAGCCCGCTGCGAACCGGCCCGCAATCTGGACTTCATGGACGTAGCTGCACCGGTGCCCCAACAGATTGGACTTAAGCGACGAGCGTCGCCGTACGCCATACACGGCACTTTCTTACTTTTCAAGAAGGGTCATAGTTGTCAATGATTGGCTCGGGTCGGTCAAACGTCTCAAATTGTTTAGGGTTGTAGGACGCCTGCCCTGGTCCGTACGCACGTGAACTCGCCCAGACGCCAGCGGGCAGGCGTCCTGCAAGCCCCAAGGGAGGAAACCGCGGAGTGTTCCGACGTGGTCTGAACATTTCACCGCTATGGCGATTTGTTTGGGCGCACTGAGGACATGGTGGATATAAAGGCGGGTAAATCTGAGGCTGGACAGGCACGATCGCGGCAGCGGCACAGCGGCGGGCTGCCATCGCGCCGACTCGGCCAGCGCCAGACTGCCTGTCTGGAAAGATAGGCGCAGGCGTCTGCTATCGGCTCTCGTTGCCGAAGAGCCGACAGTCGGATTGTGCATCCTGACACGATGGTGTTCATGCGTGGGCTCGCTCGACAGGCGGTGCCCGGATAGGTCTGCTGCGTTGGAGTATGTCGATGATGATCATTGGCGAACCGCAGTGCCGGCAAACGAAGGTTGGCGGCACTGCTACGGTGGATACGACGTTGGCACTGAGGCCGATACTGGCAGGCACTACGTCCAGCAACTCGCGTATCGTCGCGAGATTCTCGCGCCGCGATGGGTTCGCGATCAGACCGTAGTGGCGGATGCGGTGGAAGCCGCCAGGCAGCACGTGCAACAGGAACCGGCGCACGAACTCATCCGTTTCGAGTGTCATGGTCTTGTTGCGTGTGCGTCCGTCCACGCGGTAGTCCTTCCAGCGGAAGGTCACGCCGTGTTCGTCGAGCGCGACCAGGCGTTGGTTAGAGATCGCGACCCGATGCGTGTAACGCGACAGATAGGCGAGCACCGCCTTGGGTCCCGCAAACGGGCGTTTGGCATAGACCACCCACTCGCATGCGCGCATTGGCGCAAGCCACCCGGCAAAGGCTGCCATATCGTTGAGCCCGGCGTATTCGCCGAAGAAGCGCAACTGGCCGCGGCGATAGATCGCTTCCAGCTCTTCGAGGAATCGTCGCCGGAACAGGCGCGAGAGCACGCGCACGGGAAGGAAGAAACCTGGCTTGCACGCTACCCACCGGCTTCGATCCGGCGACAGCCCACCACCGGGAACGATGCCATGCACATGGGGATGATGCGTGAGCGCCGAGCCCCAGGTATGCAGCACGAGAGTGGCACCGATCTGTGCCCCGAGATGCTTCGGATCGGCGGCGATGGTGCGCAATGTCTCGGCCGCGATATCGAACAGCAGCCCGTAGATGACAGCCTTGTTGTAGTACGCAATCGCGCTGATCGCCGCCGGCAGTGTAAAGACCACGTGGTAGTACTCGACGGGCAGAAGATCGGCCTCACGCGCTTCGAGCCACCGGCGCGCCGCGGTAGCCTGGCACCTTGGGCAATGTCTATTGCGGCAGGAGTTGTAAGCGACCTCGATCTGTTCGCAACCGGAACAGCGCAACACGTGTCCACCCAGCGCCGCGCTGCGGCACTGTTCGATCGCTGACATCACCTTCAGTTGCCCGAGGTTCAGATTGGCGGATTGACGCCACACTGGACCAAGAGAGCGAAAGACGTCGGCCACCTCCAGCGCGCAATGCGCCACGATGGTGACCTACGCAGGATCCAGACCATCAAGGGGGCTGACCACCTCACGCAGAATATCGGTGGCGACCTGGGCATAAAGCGCTGTGGTCTCCAGCTTCTTGTGCCCGAGCATGACCTGGATCACGCGGATATCGACCTTCTGTTCCAGTAGATGGGTGGCAAAGCTATGGCGCAAGGTGTGCATGGACACGCGCTTGTCGATTCCCGCGGCCTCGGCGGCCGCATGGACCACCCGGTTGAGTTGGCGGGTGCTGAGCGATTCAATCGGGTTAAGCCCAGGAAAGAGCCAGCCACCGTCAAGCATCCGGCCCTGGGCCCGGGCCACTCGCCACCAGACCCGCAGACGCTCGAGCAGCACCGGGGACAGCATCGCGTAGCGGTCCTTCTGCCCTTTACCCTGCTCAACGCGCAGCGTCATGCGCTGGCTGTCGATGTCTCCGACCTTCAGGGCCACCACCTCGCTGGCCCGTAGTCCTGTGCCGTAGGCTACTGCGAGCGCTGTCTGATGCTTGAGGTTACTGGCCGCCGCGATCAGTCGACCCACTTCGTCGCGGCTGAGTATGACGGGCAAGGTACGCGGAAGATAAACCGGACGCATCTTCGCCATCAACTCCCCTTGACCGAGCGTGGTGGTGAAGAAGAACTTCAATCCGGTGATCGCCGCGTTCAGGGAAATCGGCGACACACCGCGGTCAACCAGATGCAGCTGATAGCGCCGCAAGTCCTCGACGGTGGCGGTGTCAGGCGAACGTCCGAGAAAGACAGTGAACTCTCGCACCACACGAAGATAGTTGGCTTGCGTGGTTGGCGCGAGGCGGCGCATGCGCATGTCGTCCATCATGCGCTGGCGTAGCGGACTGATGTCCTGGCTGTGGGTAGTCATGGCTCGGCTCCTGTCGAGTGACGAGGCGGATCGCCTCATCCCTCAACATAGGAAACCGGGCGGGTTTCCTATGAAGAACCACCACGTTGAAACGGAGTGCATACCGCGCGAGCGGTTTAGTCCTGTGGCCGCCTACTGCCTCATGCAAAAGGCATGCGTAACCTGAACCGCGCAAGTCTGTGATCGGCAGTACGCGACCCTGAGCGGTCAGTCGAGGTTCGGCAGTCCCGTGTTCCGATTTTCGAAGAGAAGCGGCCACTCGATGATCCTTCCGACGAAGATGCAAATGGCAGCGCGAGGCTGGGAAGCAACAACCGCTGAGCTAGGCGTTCTGGTTCGTCTGGGTGAACTCCCCGACATTGAATGACGGATGCGGCCGCTCCTTTATGGCCTTGCGTTCCGATCCCAGGGCGGTTCATCGCCAAACGTCCCGGCAAGGTAATCGACGAACCGGCGTACTTTGAGCGGTATGCGCTGCGCGCTCGGATAAACCGCTTGAATCGCCAGATCAGCCGCGCGGTAACCCGGTAGCAGTGCCACAAGTTCGCCCCGCCGTAGATGCTCGCCGAACACGAAGGTTGGGCCGTACGTAATACCGGCGCCCGCGAGCGCGGCGGCAAGAAGCATCTGCGCATTGTTGGCTGTCATCCGGCATGGTCCGTCGATCACGTGCGCGCGGTTTCTCGCATCGAGCAATGTCCAGTCGCCAGACGACACGGCTTCGCTGAAGGCAAGCCGCTGCGCGAGTCGTAAGTCTTCGGGTTTGCGCGGCGCTCCATGGCGCTCGAGGTACGCGGGGGACGCACATACGACCATTCGGCAGGGCGCAAGCCGGCGCGTCACCAGTCGTGGGTCCGTCAACCGTCCTATCCGGATTGCCACGTCAACGCCCGCATCCATGAGATCGACATAGCGGTCCCCGAGCAGCACTTCCACGTTGACGTGCGGATGGTCCTCCAGGTAGTGGGCAACAACGTCGCCCAAGTGCATGGCGCCGAACGTGACCGGCGCAGCGACGCGCAGTACGCCATGCGCCGTGCCTTGCGAATCGCCCGCTTCCCGATTCGCCTCGTCGAACGCTTCAAGGATCCGCTTGCAGCGCTCATAGTAAGTCTGGCCGGCATCGGTCAGACTCAACCGCCGAGTAGTGCGCTGCAGCAGTCGCGCATTCAGCTCGGCTTCGATTGCGCTGACATGCTTGCCGGCCATCGCTGGCGATAGCCCGAAGCGGCGCGCCGCAGCAGCAAAGCTGCCCTCCTCGACAGCCGCTACGAATACGCCAAGGCTCGTCAGTCGATCCATTTTATGCACTCCAATTCGATAGCCCCATTATCGACTGACTACACCAATTCGGCAATTATCAAACTGGTGACATGAATTTACCATTGAGACACTAACTGACCGGAAGGTGGCACGGAAATGGACATCGACTCAAACGGTACGCGGATTCACGTCACGCAGCGAGGCAGCGGCGAGTTGGCGCTGGTGTTCCTGCACTACTACGGGGGCTCGTCGCGTACGTGGGACAGGGTAGCAAGCGAATTGTGTGACCAGTATCGAATCGTTGCCACCGATCACCGCGGCTGGGGCGATTCCGAGGCGCCCGCCGACGGCTACCGCATTGCGGATCTTGCCGCCGATGTCGAAGGCGTCATCGAGGCGCTAGGTCTGCAGCGCTATGTTCTGGTCGGTCATTCGATGGGCGGCAAGGTCGCTCAACTCATCGCATCGCGCCGACCACGCGGGCTCGAAGGCCTTGTGCTCGTCGCGCCGTCGCCTCCGTCGCCGATGCTCCTCCCGGACGAGCAGCGTGCGACGTTGACCGGCGCGTATCAGTCGCGTGAATCGGTCGAATTTGTTATCGATCACGTCCTCACCGGAAAATCGCTTGACGCTGCTCTTCGGGAGCAGGTCATCGAGGACAGCCTGAGGGGCGCACCGCAGGCCAGGGCGGCCTGGCCGAACGTGGCCATGCGGGAAGACATTGGTGCGGCGGTGGCATCAATCGATGCGCCGACCATCATCATCTCAGGTGAGCTTGACCAGGTGGATCGCGTCGCAACGTTGCAGGCGGAATTGATGCCTCGTATTCCGCACGCGGCGATGTATATCCTGCACGGAATTGGACACTTGTCGCCGCTAGAGGCGCCGATCGAGGTGGCGCGGCTTATTGCGCGGTTCGTCGATGCGATCGAAAACAAGTCCGCCGTGTGCAGCACGCCCGAGCAGGTCCCCATCGCTTTCGACGCGGCGCTCAACGCCGGCGATCTTGATTCCCTGCTCAGTATGTTTAGCAATAAAGCCACGATGCGGATGACGGACGGCAAGGTGGTGCAAGAAAGCCCCACCGAATTGCGCAACGGCCTGGCTCGGTTGCTGACACTGCGCCCGCGCCTTCACAACGAGGTGCGTCGAGTGTTGACCAGCAGCAGTATAGCGCTCGTCCTGCTCGACTGGACCTTGAACGTGACGCTGCCGGACGGCCAGGAGCACGAGGAACACGGCACCGCCACGCAGGTCATGGAAAAGGGCCTCGACGGCGGGTGGAGGCTGCTGATCTCTAATCCGCTTGGGTTGAACTGAAGGGTACAGGGGGAACGACGCCATGAACAACCGACAGGAAGCACATCATGAATAAGCCTACCATCATTACGGTTCCA is drawn from Burkholderia sp. 9120 and contains these coding sequences:
- a CDS encoding response regulator, producing the protein MADRFPIKILVIDDDHASADALAAALNTEGHDVRQAYSAVGAFMHINGWAPAIVLLDISMPEHDGFSMARMLRRLDRTRNLVIIAVTALMEDYVKERCFPGSFDGYFQKGTPMITLLAFLKVLSDG
- a CDS encoding transposase, giving the protein MRGSMKDIPLSDEAWQRVSHLLCRDSGQRFGRPARDPRDVLNAILWVITQNERWHRLPANFPPSQTCYIKWLQWRRAGLMSRILQELEIEETGNSQ
- a CDS encoding IS91 family transposase is translated as MEVADVFRSLGPVWRQSANLNLGQLKVMSAIEQCRSAALGGHVLRCSGCEQIEVAYNSCRNRHCPRCQATAARRWLEAREADLLPVEYYHVVFTLPAAISAIAYYNKAVIYGLLFDIAAETLRTIAADPKHLGAQIGATLVLHTWGSALTHHPHVHGIVPGGGLSPDRSRWVACKPGFFLPVRVLSRLFRRRFLEELEAIYRRGQLRFFGEYAGLNDMAAFAGWLAPMRACEWVVYAKRPFAGPKAVLAYLSRYTHRVAISNQRLVALDEHGVTFRWKDYRVDGRTRNKTMTLETDEFVRRFLLHVLPGGFHRIRHYGLIANPSRRENLATIRELLDVVPASIGLSANVVSTVAVPPTFVCRHCGSPMIIIDILQRSRPIRAPPVERAHA
- a CDS encoding tyrosine-type recombinase/integrase; this translates as MTTHSQDISPLRQRMMDDMRMRRLAPTTQANYLRVVREFTVFLGRSPDTATVEDLRRYQLHLVDRGVSPISLNAAITGLKFFFTTTLGQGELMAKMRPVYLPRTLPVILSRDEVGRLIAAASNLKHQTALAVAYGTGLRASEVVALKVGDIDSQRMTLRVEQGKGQKDRYAMLSPVLLERLRVWWRVARAQGRMLDGGWLFPGLNPIESLSTRQLNRVVHAAAEAAGIDKRVSMHTLRHSFATHLLEQKVDIRVIQVMLGHKKLETTALYAQVATDILREVVSPLDGLDPA
- a CDS encoding LysR family transcriptional regulator; amino-acid sequence: MDRLTSLGVFVAAVEEGSFAAAARRFGLSPAMAGKHVSAIEAELNARLLQRTTRRLSLTDAGQTYYERCKRILEAFDEANREAGDSQGTAHGVLRVAAPVTFGAMHLGDVVAHYLEDHPHVNVEVLLGDRYVDLMDAGVDVAIRIGRLTDPRLVTRRLAPCRMVVCASPAYLERHGAPRKPEDLRLAQRLAFSEAVSSGDWTLLDARNRAHVIDGPCRMTANNAQMLLAAALAGAGITYGPTFVFGEHLRRGELVALLPGYRAADLAIQAVYPSAQRIPLKVRRFVDYLAGTFGDEPPWDRNARP
- a CDS encoding alpha/beta fold hydrolase, with the protein product MDIDSNGTRIHVTQRGSGELALVFLHYYGGSSRTWDRVASELCDQYRIVATDHRGWGDSEAPADGYRIADLAADVEGVIEALGLQRYVLVGHSMGGKVAQLIASRRPRGLEGLVLVAPSPPSPMLLPDEQRATLTGAYQSRESVEFVIDHVLTGKSLDAALREQVIEDSLRGAPQARAAWPNVAMREDIGAAVASIDAPTIIISGELDQVDRVATLQAELMPRIPHAAMYILHGIGHLSPLEAPIEVARLIARFVDAIENKSAVCSTPEQVPIAFDAALNAGDLDSLLSMFSNKATMRMTDGKVVQESPTELRNGLARLLTLRPRLHNEVRRVLTSSSIALVLLDWTLNVTLPDGQEHEEHGTATQVMEKGLDGGWRLLISNPLGLN